In the genome of Streptomyces collinus, one region contains:
- the hypA gene encoding hydrogenase maturation nickel metallochaperone HypA, protein MHELSIATAIIERADELARADGTGAVSKVTVRVGELAGVVPDALDFAFEVARDGTALAGARLVVEQIPAQAWCGPCAEEFPVGMPPFFWCPRCDQPSSDLRSGRELEIAGIEPVPV, encoded by the coding sequence GTGCACGAACTGTCGATCGCGACCGCGATCATCGAGCGGGCCGACGAACTGGCCCGGGCGGACGGGACGGGCGCCGTCTCGAAGGTGACCGTCCGGGTCGGCGAACTGGCCGGCGTCGTCCCCGACGCCCTGGACTTCGCCTTCGAGGTGGCCCGCGACGGCACCGCCCTCGCCGGGGCCCGGCTCGTCGTCGAGCAGATCCCCGCGCAGGCCTGGTGCGGCCCGTGCGCCGAGGAGTTCCCGGTGGGCATGCCCCCGTTCTTCTGGTGCCCGCGCTGCGACCAGCCCTCCAGCGACCTGCGCAGCGGCCGGGAACTGGAGATCGCCGGGATCGAACCGGTACCGGTGTAG
- a CDS encoding DUF5947 family protein, with product MTTDGALARLIRSSADRTAAARTEVCDLCAAPVADEHAHLYDTGQEEVRCACGPCSVLFADAAAGDGQYRLVPRRRLRLAKVDTAVLGVPVGLVFFVPRADGTVTAEGPSPAGAMRWEVETAAWQELARTCPQLATVEPEVEALLVNTVHGLDEHWIVPIDDCYRMIAVVRREWRGLSGGGRIWPAVEQFFEDLTERS from the coding sequence GTGACCACCGACGGGGCACTGGCCCGCCTCATCCGCTCCTCGGCCGACCGCACCGCGGCGGCCCGGACGGAGGTGTGCGACCTGTGCGCCGCACCGGTCGCCGACGAGCACGCCCACCTGTACGACACCGGGCAGGAGGAGGTGCGCTGCGCCTGCGGCCCCTGCTCGGTGCTGTTCGCCGACGCGGCGGCGGGGGACGGCCAGTACCGGCTCGTGCCCCGGCGCCGGCTCCGGCTGGCCAAGGTCGACACGGCCGTCCTGGGCGTACCCGTCGGCCTGGTCTTCTTCGTGCCCCGGGCGGACGGCACCGTCACCGCCGAGGGCCCGAGCCCCGCGGGAGCCATGCGGTGGGAGGTGGAAACGGCGGCCTGGCAGGAGCTGGCCAGGACGTGTCCGCAGCTCGCAACCGTGGAACCCGAGGTGGAGGCCCTCCTGGTGAACACCGTCCACGGCCTCGACGAGCACTGGATCGTGCCGATCGACGACTGCTACCGGATGATCGCCGTCGTGCGCCGGGAGTGGCGCGGCCTGTCCGGCGGCGGCCGGATCTGGCCGGCCGTCGAGCAGTTCTTCGAGGACCTCACCGAGCGGTCATAG
- a CDS encoding NifU family protein — MAEAPGARLADPDVEARLGRLDELLEGLESAPGPTTRSATEAVALLTEVYGEALARVMDHADERVAERLAEDELLGHLLVLHDIHPEPAERRAARAVERLRPAVQERGGDVEWAGVEGQVARVRLTTGGGGCGSGCGGGGDEVSDAVRAAVLAAAPELTAVEPLTETAPAFVPLTTLTLRSAP; from the coding sequence ATGGCTGAGGCCCCCGGCGCACGGCTGGCGGACCCGGACGTCGAGGCCCGCCTCGGCCGGCTCGACGAGCTGCTGGAAGGCCTCGAATCCGCGCCCGGCCCCACGACACGCTCCGCGACCGAAGCTGTGGCCCTGCTGACCGAGGTCTACGGCGAGGCCCTGGCGCGCGTCATGGACCACGCGGACGAGCGGGTGGCCGAGCGCCTCGCCGAGGACGAACTGCTCGGGCACCTGCTGGTGCTGCACGACATCCACCCCGAGCCCGCCGAACGGCGGGCGGCACGCGCGGTCGAACGGCTGCGGCCCGCCGTACAGGAACGCGGCGGCGACGTGGAGTGGGCCGGGGTGGAGGGGCAGGTCGCCCGGGTGCGTCTGACCACGGGCGGCGGCGGATGCGGGTCCGGCTGCGGCGGCGGAGGTGACGAGGTTTCCGACGCGGTCCGCGCGGCGGTGCTCGCCGCGGCGCCCGAGCTGACGGCGGTGGAGCCCCTGACCGAGACGGCCCCCGCCTTCGTCCCGCTGACCACGCTGACGCTCCGGAGCGCACCGTGA
- a CDS encoding nickel-dependent hydrogenase large subunit, translating to MTTTEARPTDRKPPQLVDMSWDPITRIIGNLGIYTKIDFANREVVECHSTSSLFRGYSVFMKGKDPRDAGFITSRICGICGDNHTTCSDYAQQMAYGVKPPPLAEHIVNLGEAAEYMFDHTIFQDNLVFVDFCEAMVKATNPGVLARAERTEAPRGEIHGYRTIADIMKAFNPFEGEVYKEALKVSRVTREMFCLMEGRHVHPSTLYPGGVGTMPQPTVFTDYLSRLMRVIDFVKKAVAMNDDVFDFFYEALPGYEEVGRRRTLLGCWGAFQDPKVVDYRYETMNTWGKAMYVTPGIIVDGELVTNNLVDINLGLRIMLGSSYYEDWVNEDPFVTHDPLGNPVDMRHPWNQTTVPVPQKRDFDDKYSWVMSPRWLDQRTGDHLALDTGGGPLARLWSTALSGLVDTPYIKATGHSVRISLPKGESLPETTLEWRIPQWSNTIERDRARPYFVAYAAAMALQFLEEAMGMVRAGETKVFENYEVPDEAIGCGFHEAVRGVLSHHLVIKDKKIANYHPYPPTPWNASPRDMYGTPGPYEDAVQGQPIFEENGPDDFKGVDIMRTVRSFDPCLPCGVHMYVGKGKTLTTLHSPTYGANHG from the coding sequence ATGACCACCACCGAGGCCCGGCCCACGGACCGCAAGCCGCCACAGCTCGTGGACATGTCCTGGGACCCGATCACCCGGATCATCGGGAACCTGGGCATCTACACGAAGATCGACTTCGCCAACCGGGAAGTCGTCGAATGCCACAGCACCTCGTCGCTCTTCCGCGGCTACTCGGTGTTCATGAAGGGCAAGGACCCGCGCGACGCCGGGTTCATCACGTCCCGGATCTGCGGCATCTGCGGCGACAACCACACCACCTGCTCCGACTACGCCCAGCAGATGGCCTACGGCGTCAAGCCGCCCCCGCTGGCCGAGCACATCGTCAACCTCGGCGAGGCCGCCGAGTACATGTTCGACCACACGATCTTCCAGGACAACCTGGTCTTCGTGGACTTCTGCGAGGCCATGGTCAAGGCCACCAACCCCGGTGTCCTGGCCCGCGCCGAGCGTACCGAGGCACCCCGCGGCGAGATCCACGGCTACCGCACGATCGCCGACATCATGAAGGCCTTCAACCCCTTCGAGGGCGAGGTCTACAAGGAGGCCCTGAAGGTCAGCCGGGTCACCCGCGAGATGTTCTGCCTGATGGAGGGACGGCACGTCCACCCCTCCACGCTGTACCCGGGCGGCGTCGGCACGATGCCGCAGCCGACCGTCTTCACCGACTACCTCAGCCGCCTGATGCGGGTCATCGACTTCGTGAAGAAGGCCGTCGCCATGAACGACGACGTCTTCGACTTCTTCTACGAGGCGCTGCCCGGCTACGAGGAGGTCGGCCGCCGCCGCACCCTGCTGGGCTGCTGGGGCGCCTTCCAGGACCCCAAGGTCGTCGACTACCGCTACGAGACCATGAACACCTGGGGCAAGGCGATGTACGTCACCCCCGGCATCATCGTGGACGGCGAACTGGTCACCAACAACCTCGTCGACATCAACCTCGGCCTGCGCATCATGCTGGGCAGTTCCTACTACGAGGACTGGGTCAACGAGGACCCCTTCGTCACCCACGACCCGCTCGGCAACCCCGTCGACATGCGCCACCCGTGGAACCAGACGACCGTCCCGGTGCCGCAGAAGCGCGACTTCGACGACAAGTACAGCTGGGTGATGAGCCCCCGTTGGCTCGACCAGCGCACCGGCGACCACCTCGCCCTCGACACCGGCGGCGGCCCCCTCGCCCGCCTGTGGTCGACGGCGCTCAGCGGCCTGGTCGACACCCCGTACATCAAGGCCACCGGCCACAGCGTGCGCATCTCCCTGCCCAAGGGCGAGTCGCTGCCGGAGACCACCCTGGAGTGGCGCATCCCGCAGTGGAGCAACACCATCGAACGCGACCGCGCCCGGCCGTACTTCGTCGCCTACGCGGCCGCCATGGCCCTGCAGTTCCTCGAAGAGGCCATGGGCATGGTGCGCGCGGGCGAGACCAAGGTGTTCGAGAACTACGAGGTGCCCGACGAGGCGATCGGCTGCGGCTTCCACGAAGCGGTGCGCGGCGTCCTCTCCCACCACCTGGTGATCAAGGACAAGAAGATCGCCAACTACCACCCGTACCCGCCCACCCCGTGGAACGCCAGCCCCCGCGACATGTACGGCACCCCCGGCCCGTACGAGGACGCCGTCCAGGGCCAGCCCATCTTCGAGGAGAACGGGCCGGACGACTTCAAGGGCGTCGACATCATGCGCACGGTCCGTAGCTTCGACCCCTGTCTGCCGTGCGGTGTGCACATGTACGTCGGCAAGGGCAAGACGCTGACCACGCTGCACTCGCCGACGTACGGGGCGAACCATGGCTGA
- a CDS encoding hydrogenase expression protein HypE, with translation MTTHSSTAEVSKEPERSEDRQGIDEIHILWISEGMSCDGDTVSLTAADQPSIEDLVLGLIPGLPKVNLVNKVLSPSLGGEDFLAPYRAAVRGELGPFILVIEGSIPNQNIIEGDGYWTSFGNDPETGEPQTLNWWIDQLAPKAWAVVAAGTCATFGGIHAMSGNPTGCMGLADYLGWDYTSQAGLPVVNVPGCPIQPENFMETLIWVLYHAAGSAPPPPLDHMLRPQWLFGKTVHEGCDRGSYYEQANFAKDYNSPKCLVKTGCWGPVVNCNVPKRGWMAGIGGCPNVGGICIGCTMPGFPDAFMPFMDEPPGSTLSSLAVKPYGAVISRLRGMTNELVNHEPKWRHNKRKLTSGYDPRWRP, from the coding sequence ATGACCACCCACAGCAGCACCGCCGAAGTCAGCAAGGAACCCGAACGGTCCGAGGACCGGCAGGGCATAGACGAGATCCACATCCTCTGGATCTCCGAGGGCATGAGCTGTGACGGCGACACCGTCTCGCTCACCGCCGCCGACCAGCCCTCCATCGAGGACCTGGTGCTCGGGCTGATCCCGGGTTTGCCGAAGGTGAACCTGGTCAACAAGGTGCTCTCGCCCAGCCTGGGCGGCGAGGACTTCCTCGCGCCCTACCGGGCGGCCGTACGCGGCGAACTGGGCCCGTTCATCCTCGTCATCGAGGGCTCGATCCCCAACCAGAACATCATCGAGGGCGACGGCTACTGGACGTCCTTCGGCAACGACCCGGAGACCGGCGAGCCGCAGACGCTCAACTGGTGGATCGACCAACTGGCCCCCAAGGCCTGGGCGGTGGTCGCCGCCGGCACCTGCGCCACCTTCGGCGGCATCCACGCCATGTCCGGCAACCCCACGGGCTGCATGGGCCTGGCCGACTACCTGGGCTGGGACTACACCTCCCAGGCCGGCCTGCCCGTCGTCAACGTGCCCGGCTGCCCGATCCAGCCCGAGAACTTCATGGAGACCCTGATCTGGGTTCTCTACCACGCGGCCGGCTCCGCACCCCCGCCGCCGCTCGACCACATGCTCCGCCCGCAGTGGCTGTTCGGGAAGACCGTCCACGAGGGCTGCGACCGCGGCTCGTACTACGAGCAGGCCAACTTCGCCAAGGACTACAACTCGCCCAAGTGCCTGGTCAAGACGGGTTGCTGGGGTCCGGTCGTCAACTGCAACGTGCCCAAACGCGGCTGGATGGCCGGCATCGGCGGCTGCCCCAACGTCGGCGGCATCTGCATCGGCTGCACGATGCCCGGCTTCCCCGACGCGTTCATGCCGTTCATGGACGAGCCCCCGGGCAGCACCCTGTCGTCCCTCGCCGTCAAGCCGTACGGAGCCGTCATCAGCAGGCTGCGCGGCATGACCAACGAACTCGTCAACCACGAGCCCAAGTGGCGCCACAACAAGCGCAAGCTGACCAGCGGTTACGACCCGCGCTGGCGCCCCTGA
- a CDS encoding DUF6069 family protein: protein MSVTTPQAQAPRTPSGLLSTRPVWLVGILATLAGAVVTEAFALVARAAGVPMEAASPGATEAAEIPVGGFFGGVVFWSVAGIVLAVVLARWARQPARTFTVTTVALTALSLAGPAVAPHTATSTQIVLAASHVVAAAVVVPLLARRLSYVRR, encoded by the coding sequence ATGAGTGTGACGACACCTCAGGCCCAGGCCCCGCGGACCCCGTCCGGCCTTCTCTCCACACGCCCCGTGTGGCTGGTCGGCATTCTGGCCACCCTCGCCGGAGCCGTCGTGACGGAGGCGTTCGCGCTCGTCGCGCGGGCCGCCGGTGTCCCGATGGAAGCCGCGAGCCCCGGGGCCACGGAGGCCGCGGAGATCCCGGTCGGCGGCTTCTTCGGCGGGGTGGTGTTCTGGTCGGTCGCCGGAATCGTCCTCGCGGTCGTCCTCGCCCGCTGGGCCAGGCAGCCCGCCCGCACCTTCACCGTGACCACCGTCGCCCTCACCGCACTGTCCCTCGCCGGCCCGGCCGTCGCCCCGCACACCGCCACGTCCACCCAGATCGTCCTCGCCGCGTCCCATGTGGTGGCCGCCGCGGTCGTCGTCCCGCTGCTGGCGCGCAGGCTCTCCTACGTGCGGCGCTGA